A window from Rhizosphaericola mali encodes these proteins:
- a CDS encoding TonB-dependent receptor, protein MINIGIDFGIKNHLLNGSIEYYQRTSTNLLGLSPLAPSMGLSQYTGNTADMKGHGFDITLNSNNIQGIFSWQTNFLFSYTIDKVTNYKVQQSSANSYLNPGTIFPQVGKPLFTLSSYKWMGLDDKGNPQGLVDGNPSQQYNSIITSTNLESLDYNGPSSPPYFGSLRNTFSYKQLSISFNIIYKFGYYFRRTSINYYNLFNGDYNQDNDDYDHRWQNPGDEKHTNVPSLIYPADNNRDAFYTYSSALVEKGSHVRLQDIQLIYSLSKKQFPLCPFNDIRIYGYINNIGLLWRANKYNIDPDYANGGIPAPRTYALGLKFDL, encoded by the coding sequence ATGATAAATATCGGAATTGATTTTGGTATTAAAAACCATCTATTAAATGGATCTATAGAATACTATCAAAGAACATCTACCAATCTTTTGGGGCTTAGCCCATTAGCTCCATCTATGGGTCTTTCTCAATACACCGGTAATACCGCAGATATGAAAGGACATGGTTTTGACATCACTCTAAACTCCAACAATATACAAGGGATATTCAGTTGGCAAACTAATTTTCTTTTCAGCTATACGATAGATAAAGTCACGAATTACAAGGTCCAGCAAAGTAGTGCTAATTCCTACCTTAATCCCGGTACGATATTTCCTCAAGTTGGAAAACCGTTATTTACCTTATCCAGTTACAAATGGATGGGCCTAGATGACAAAGGAAATCCGCAGGGACTTGTAGATGGAAATCCAAGCCAACAATATAATTCAATTATTACTTCTACCAATCTTGAAAGCTTGGACTACAATGGCCCTTCGTCTCCTCCTTATTTTGGTAGCTTGCGGAACACTTTTAGTTACAAGCAACTCTCGATATCTTTTAATATTATTTACAAATTTGGCTATTATTTCAGAAGGACATCGATCAACTATTATAACTTATTCAATGGCGACTACAATCAGGACAATGATGATTATGATCATAGATGGCAAAACCCTGGAGATGAGAAACATACAAATGTCCCTTCATTGATTTATCCAGCTGATAATAACAGGGACGCTTTTTACACTTATTCATCTGCGCTTGTCGAAAAAGGAAGTCATGTCCGTTTGCAAGACATACAACTCATTTATAGTTTAAGCAAAAAACAATTTCCTCTTTGTCCTTTTAATGATATTCGGATTTACGGATACATAAATAATATTGGCTTATTGTGGCGTGCCAATAAATATAATATAGACCCAGATTACGCCAATGGTGGAATTCCTGCTCCAAGGACCTATGCATTAGGGTTAAAATTCGATTTATAA
- a CDS encoding TonB-dependent receptor plug domain-containing protein, with protein sequence MKFKTILFVMGMLLPILSLAQKIRGVVRASNGNILPHTTLNLKKSNTWTETDANGHFTIVLHSSDSIIFSHTGYISKSLFLEAKDTFIHVQLNPSSDLEEVIVSTGYQQIPKERATGSFVFVDSALLNRRVSANILDRLDGVTSGLLFNKNQQSGQANYNIRGVSTINSNPNPLIVIDNMPYSGDINTINPNDVESVSILKDGAATSIWGAFAGNGVIVITTKKGKFNLPTKVSFNSNITLGDKPNLWYRPQLSSANFISIETILFENGYYDGTISYGYSIISPVVEILNKEKNGDISDQEAQAQLALYQQQDYRNDLKHHFYQKSLAQQYAVSINGGSTNNKYFLSLGYDANQSSLINNTNNRLTLNANNTYAFFHNKLEFTTGIVLIQSRQKGDGSAGSFPYPYLKLVGDDGKALAVPNQYRPSYIDDLTTTLLDWHYRPWDEIHLIDNTTQLTDYRINTQIKYKILCGLETSLSYQYSNGSSQNENYDSEETYYTRNYINQFTRINGTTITRPVPLGGIIDFYKAGYHAHDGRALINYTHHWSSNHELTALAGVELQSLVTQTRSYRLYGYDKDQQTSTNVDYVSLFLNYQGNAYNQIQNNVSNLKTINNYLSYFGNAAYSFRARYIFSVSIRKDQSNLFGVNSNQKGVPLWSTGLGWVASEEQFYHIHWLPYLKLRVTNGYSGNINKSVTALTTANINGINTYNQNYSTITNPPTLLYNGRKTI encoded by the coding sequence ATGAAATTCAAAACGATCCTATTCGTAATGGGGATGCTTTTGCCCATACTTTCTTTGGCACAGAAGATAAGAGGAGTTGTAAGAGCCTCTAATGGCAATATTCTACCTCACACTACCCTAAATCTAAAAAAAAGTAATACTTGGACTGAGACGGATGCAAATGGTCATTTTACCATAGTATTGCATAGTTCAGATTCTATCATTTTCTCTCATACGGGTTATATATCCAAATCTTTATTCCTAGAAGCTAAAGATACTTTTATTCATGTGCAGTTAAACCCGTCGTCTGATTTGGAGGAAGTAATAGTGTCCACAGGCTATCAACAGATACCAAAGGAACGAGCAACAGGTAGTTTTGTATTCGTAGATAGTGCCCTATTAAATAGACGTGTAAGCGCCAATATTTTAGACAGATTAGATGGAGTTACAAGTGGTCTATTGTTCAATAAAAATCAACAATCAGGACAGGCGAATTATAATATTCGTGGGGTAAGTACAATCAACAGTAACCCTAATCCACTCATTGTTATAGATAACATGCCTTATAGTGGCGATATTAATACAATCAATCCTAATGATGTAGAAAGTGTAAGCATTCTGAAGGATGGGGCTGCTACATCTATATGGGGTGCATTTGCTGGCAATGGTGTAATTGTTATTACCACTAAAAAAGGGAAGTTCAATCTCCCAACCAAAGTTTCCTTCAATTCTAACATAACGCTTGGAGATAAGCCAAATCTATGGTACAGACCACAACTTTCCTCAGCCAATTTTATTAGTATTGAAACAATATTGTTTGAAAATGGATACTATGATGGTACAATTTCGTATGGGTATTCTATAATTTCTCCAGTTGTAGAAATACTCAACAAGGAAAAAAATGGGGACATTTCCGATCAGGAAGCACAAGCCCAATTGGCACTATATCAGCAGCAAGACTATAGGAATGATTTAAAGCACCATTTCTACCAAAAAAGTCTAGCTCAGCAATATGCAGTAAGTATCAATGGAGGAAGTACTAATAACAAATATTTTCTTTCTTTAGGTTATGATGCAAATCAATCTTCCCTTATTAACAATACAAACAATAGATTAACGCTTAATGCAAATAATACCTATGCATTTTTCCATAATAAACTAGAGTTTACAACAGGGATCGTATTAATCCAAAGTCGACAAAAAGGGGATGGAAGTGCAGGTTCATTTCCTTACCCCTATTTGAAGTTAGTAGGTGATGATGGTAAAGCCTTGGCAGTTCCCAACCAATACCGTCCTAGTTATATTGATGACCTAACCACAACTTTATTAGATTGGCATTACAGACCGTGGGATGAAATACATCTGATAGACAATACTACACAATTGACTGACTATAGGATTAATACACAAATAAAATACAAAATACTATGTGGATTAGAAACCTCTTTGTCTTACCAATACAGCAATGGATCTTCACAAAACGAAAATTATGATAGCGAAGAAACTTACTATACTCGCAATTATATTAATCAATTTACCAGGATTAATGGGACTACAATAACCAGACCCGTTCCATTAGGAGGGATTATCGATTTCTACAAAGCTGGATACCATGCACATGATGGTCGTGCCTTAATTAACTATACGCACCATTGGAGTTCAAATCATGAATTGACAGCTTTAGCTGGCGTTGAGCTACAAAGTCTAGTAACACAAACACGCAGTTACCGACTATATGGCTATGACAAAGATCAACAAACCAGTACAAATGTTGATTACGTGAGCCTATTTCTTAATTATCAAGGCAATGCTTATAATCAAATTCAAAATAATGTATCCAATCTAAAGACAATCAACAACTATCTATCTTATTTTGGCAATGCAGCCTATAGTTTTCGAGCTAGATATATTTTTTCAGTAAGTATTAGGAAAGATCAATCTAATCTATTTGGTGTGAACAGTAATCAAAAAGGCGTTCCATTATGGTCGACGGGACTTGGATGGGTCGCCAGTGAAGAACAATTCTATCATATCCATTGGTTACCTTATTTAAAATTAAGAGTTACCAATGGATATAGTGGTAATATCAATAAGTCCGTGACTGCATTAACAACAGCAAACATCAATGGTATTAATACCTATAACCAAAATTACAGTACCATTACCAATCCCCCAACCCTTCTTTACAATGGGAGAAAAACCATATGA
- a CDS encoding transglutaminase-like domain-containing protein yields the protein MNKAIICLTGLLISFTVFGQKALHNSSKMKIIHAKSKMVSIRDGNELQQNSWTIVPSAKPDVYETTGKKVTFITDMDSITFKTELNGVYDFVILLDKDSAWTQIKCVPSKLEILKRAGAYKQADTTGLPHFSYETPQNARLRDVKTYFKLDSIAGDGNEVSKILNIMYWIHNNVTHDGSNYALAEFDAIDLYQYHKATNKGLNCRHLAISLNEMYLSMGFKSRYVTCLPKNENDQDCHVICSVWVDSLQKWIWVDPTFASYIKDEKGNLLSIEEVRERLIDGRSLILNEDANWNNKNKQTKESYLMNYMAKNLYWLQIPISSQFNPESRYRNNVNKYVSLLPIGYARSNMSNIGSITNDPQYFWQKP from the coding sequence ATGAATAAAGCAATAATTTGTCTCACAGGTTTATTGATTTCTTTTACCGTATTTGGCCAAAAGGCTTTGCATAATTCATCTAAAATGAAGATTATCCATGCGAAGTCTAAAATGGTTAGTATCCGTGACGGGAATGAACTTCAGCAAAATTCATGGACTATAGTCCCATCCGCAAAGCCAGATGTATATGAGACCACCGGCAAAAAAGTCACTTTTATTACGGACATGGATTCGATAACATTCAAGACAGAACTGAATGGAGTTTATGATTTTGTAATTTTACTAGACAAAGATTCTGCATGGACTCAAATAAAATGTGTCCCTTCTAAACTGGAAATACTTAAACGAGCTGGTGCATATAAACAAGCTGACACAACAGGATTACCCCATTTCTCTTATGAAACGCCCCAAAATGCCCGTTTACGAGACGTAAAGACCTATTTTAAACTTGACTCTATTGCAGGAGATGGTAATGAAGTTTCTAAAATACTGAACATCATGTATTGGATTCATAACAATGTTACACATGATGGTAGCAATTATGCCCTTGCGGAATTTGATGCAATAGATTTATATCAATATCATAAGGCTACAAACAAAGGTCTAAATTGTAGACATTTGGCGATTTCTCTGAACGAGATGTATTTATCGATGGGTTTTAAATCTCGTTACGTAACCTGTCTCCCTAAAAACGAAAATGACCAGGATTGTCACGTTATTTGTAGTGTATGGGTTGATAGTCTACAAAAATGGATTTGGGTTGATCCGACTTTTGCATCTTATATCAAAGACGAAAAGGGAAATCTTTTAAGTATTGAAGAAGTGAGAGAACGTTTAATTGATGGAAGGTCATTGATATTGAATGAAGATGCAAATTGGAACAATAAAAATAAACAAACGAAAGAAAGTTATTTGATGAATTATATGGCGAAAAACTTATACTGGTTACAGATTCCTATAAGTAGTCAATTCAATCCTGAAAGTCGTTATCGTAATAATGTAAATAAATATGTTTCATTGTTGCCTATTGGTTATGCTCGTTCCAATATGAGCAATATAGGTAGCATTACGAACGATCCTCAATACTTTTGGCAAAAACCATAA
- a CDS encoding DUF488 domain-containing protein, with protein sequence MFYRRKLLLGLLEAFDGELDKISLQKLLFLFCNKQGANAEYHFIPYLYGCYSITANSDIESLAKANILNSGEKEVKKLDKSNYISKLKANDKLLLAEVKKNYGRMNAHTLMQHTYLNFKYYAINSVLAQRILPNEAYEKILESRPKREGIILHTIGYEGISLEEYLNKLIRNDIKLLIDVRNNPMSMKFGFSKSQLNAACEKIHIEYLHIPEVGIQSEYRQELKTQADYDNLFSIYRKENLPKTTVQQRRILKLLEEKERIALTCFEANVCQCHRKHLAEAIQNLPGWKYELKHI encoded by the coding sequence ATGTTTTATAGGCGCAAATTATTATTGGGGTTATTGGAAGCTTTTGATGGAGAATTAGATAAAATTTCTTTGCAAAAGCTCCTTTTCTTGTTTTGTAATAAGCAGGGTGCAAATGCTGAATATCATTTTATACCCTATTTATATGGTTGTTATTCAATTACAGCTAATTCTGATATTGAATCATTGGCAAAGGCAAATATCCTTAATTCGGGAGAAAAAGAAGTTAAGAAATTAGATAAATCTAACTATATATCTAAACTAAAAGCAAATGACAAATTGTTGCTTGCTGAGGTTAAAAAGAATTATGGACGCATGAATGCACATACTCTCATGCAACACACTTATTTGAATTTTAAATATTATGCAATTAACAGCGTTTTAGCCCAGCGGATATTGCCTAATGAGGCTTATGAAAAAATATTGGAAAGCCGGCCTAAGCGGGAAGGTATCATTCTGCATACGATAGGATATGAGGGTATTTCTTTAGAAGAATATTTAAACAAGTTGATACGTAATGATATTAAACTGTTAATCGATGTACGGAATAATCCAATGAGTATGAAATTTGGGTTTTCGAAATCCCAATTAAATGCAGCTTGTGAAAAAATCCATATAGAGTATCTACACATCCCGGAAGTCGGTATACAATCAGAATATCGTCAAGAGCTTAAAACGCAAGCTGATTACGATAATTTATTTAGTATTTACAGAAAAGAAAATCTACCCAAAACTACCGTACAGCAGAGGCGCATATTGAAATTATTGGAAGAAAAAGAAAGAATCGCTCTCACATGTTTTGAGGCTAATGTTTGCCAATGTCACCGCAAACATCTTGCAGAAGCAATTCAAAACCTACCTGGCTGGAAATATGAACTAAAACACATATAA
- a CDS encoding JAB domain-containing protein: protein MKTYNSTATRENELHWSELQEVQLSYRNKIKATQRPKINMAEDALSLFRSVWNEDEMELVESFKMLLMNNANRVLGVYHGSTGGTAGTIVDIRILLTVALKSNACKIIVAHNHPSGNLTASTADLKITERLKDAAKLMDITLLDHLILTTDSYQSFANEGLL, encoded by the coding sequence ATGAAAACTTACAACTCAACAGCAACCAGAGAAAATGAACTTCATTGGTCCGAATTACAAGAAGTTCAACTATCTTATCGCAACAAAATAAAAGCTACACAAAGACCTAAAATCAATATGGCAGAAGATGCACTTTCGCTTTTTAGATCTGTTTGGAACGAAGATGAAATGGAATTGGTGGAATCTTTCAAAATGCTTCTTATGAATAATGCTAACAGAGTCCTCGGTGTATATCACGGTTCTACAGGTGGTACCGCTGGAACTATTGTAGATATTCGAATTTTACTTACGGTAGCTTTAAAATCTAATGCTTGTAAAATTATTGTGGCACACAATCATCCGAGTGGGAATCTAACTGCCAGTACTGCTGATCTGAAGATTACAGAAAGATTGAAAGATGCAGCCAAACTAATGGATATTACACTACTGGATCATCTAATCCTTACTACAGATAGTTATCAATCTTTTGCAAATGAAGGACTCTTGTGA
- a CDS encoding relaxase/mobilization nuclease domain-containing protein: protein MIAKQTTAKASSISNMVSYVLRENGLKHPEEKAQIIFQNALVGEHTDEIVAQMQMALDLNNNRCSQPLFHAIFSLSEGEFLNAAQELQLAAMVMKEFKLDENMFLLCKHTSPESKDHYHAIIVRPPIDGRQVVNLFQSKQRLMKISRKCEMLFHLKQVKTPKTWKQKLNSSNNEKQHWNARQLQARMVLKNALYKATSMLEFIIQMQKAGYSLHKGRGLGIVHQSSGIYFKASSLGCSLSKIEKIIAFNKKQQKAPLSPSQLVQLERNIALARGDINDKISKSTLRLRDRFMPRQVHPTSKNNISESVTIETVTKALIDYMISPLKVDIDSVYFGAMGMDESEEKKRLKEKRKVKLSM from the coding sequence ATGATCGCTAAACAAACTACCGCAAAAGCGTCTTCAATTTCTAATATGGTCTCTTATGTACTTAGAGAAAATGGATTAAAACATCCGGAAGAAAAAGCTCAAATCATTTTTCAAAATGCACTTGTAGGAGAACATACTGATGAAATTGTGGCGCAAATGCAGATGGCATTGGACTTAAATAACAACCGTTGCAGTCAACCGCTATTTCATGCGATCTTTTCTTTAAGTGAAGGAGAATTTTTAAATGCAGCGCAAGAATTACAATTGGCAGCAATGGTAATGAAGGAGTTCAAACTAGACGAGAATATGTTTTTACTTTGTAAACACACTAGTCCGGAGAGTAAGGATCACTACCATGCGATCATTGTTCGTCCTCCAATTGATGGTAGACAAGTTGTAAATCTGTTTCAGTCCAAGCAAAGATTAATGAAAATTTCCCGAAAATGTGAAATGCTATTTCATCTAAAACAAGTCAAGACACCGAAGACTTGGAAACAGAAATTAAATAGTTCGAATAACGAAAAACAGCATTGGAATGCTCGGCAGTTGCAAGCTAGAATGGTTTTGAAAAATGCACTTTATAAGGCAACGTCCATGTTGGAATTTATTATACAAATGCAAAAAGCCGGTTATAGTTTACACAAAGGAAGGGGACTGGGAATTGTACATCAATCCTCTGGAATTTATTTTAAAGCGAGTTCCTTAGGATGTAGTCTTTCTAAAATTGAGAAAATCATTGCCTTTAATAAAAAACAACAGAAAGCTCCATTGAGTCCGTCTCAACTAGTACAATTAGAAAGAAATATTGCCTTGGCAAGGGGTGATATAAATGATAAAATATCTAAGTCTACTTTGCGCCTAAGAGATAGATTCATGCCTCGTCAAGTTCATCCAACATCTAAAAATAATATTAGTGAAAGTGTAACTATTGAAACAGTGACAAAAGCTCTGATTGATTATATGATTAGTCCTCTTAAGGTAGATATTGATAGCGTTTATTTTGGTGCGATGGGGATGGATGAGTCAGAAGAAAAAAAACGCCTCAAAGAAAAAAGAAAAGTAAAATTATCTATGTAA
- a CDS encoding plasmid mobilization protein — translation MKNKTRRLNILVTPEEYRSIYSKARQSELPISHFLIEAARKVEIKMYLKTIPASVSKVVLTLTLTASNFNQLVRHLHQGAVQNISEKELRFYGERILYLAGEIKKAVQ, via the coding sequence ATGAAAAATAAAACACGTCGTTTAAATATACTCGTCACTCCTGAAGAATACCGTAGTATTTACTCGAAGGCTAGGCAATCTGAATTACCCATTTCTCATTTTTTGATTGAAGCAGCTAGAAAAGTCGAGATCAAAATGTACCTTAAAACCATTCCTGCTTCTGTATCCAAAGTAGTTTTGACGTTGACACTTACGGCTTCCAATTTCAACCAATTGGTTCGCCATTTACACCAAGGAGCGGTGCAGAATATTTCTGAAAAGGAACTGCGATTCTATGGTGAAAGAATCCTTTATCTCGCTGGTGAAATAAAAAAAGCGGTTCAGTAG